The Megalobrama amblycephala isolate DHTTF-2021 linkage group LG1, ASM1881202v1, whole genome shotgun sequence genome segment AATACTTTAGACATATAACTAAAGACATATACATCTCAATTTGTATTCAGATAAGATATCCATTTTTCCCAATATGCTTCACATTTCTTTTGGGCATGTCTCAGAGAGAAAGTTAAATGTTCCATAATGTAAATTTCCTTAATTATTTCTATACATTCAGCAATTGTCGGGGAATCTTTACTCTGGTTATTGCTTTCTTGCTACCTGTTAAAAGTATTTGTAACAagtatctatctgtctttcttaGCCCTGATGGTAGATTTcctaaatatataacactgaaaTTAAACTCGAGCTCTGAGCCGAATATTGGCCTAATTGCCTTCACCACCTCTATCCAATACGAAGAAATAATAGGACATTCCCAGAAGATATGGAATTGACCAGCAGACATATTACCACACATTCTTCAACACTGACCATGTTCAGGATTGTTACTCTGTGCCATTTTTATATTAGGGGTTATAAATATGAATTCCCTCCACAAACCTGAGTTAGAGGTGGTAGATAGTGTCCTGCATTCGACCAGTCATCTTCGCTCATCTTTATATTAGCTTCTTTTTCCCACCTCTTTTTTACATACATTGTTGAAAGTCCCCTATCTAACTGTAAACATAAATATAACCTGGAAATCAGGTTTCTGTTAATATTACCCTTATATGGATCAATGAATAgcgttatatatttttaatgcgttaaactgaaaaaaaaagcctgTTAAATGTAAAGCACTAATATTTGTCATGCTGGAGTTCAGAGCATCTACAAGAGCCTTATGTGGCCTATATATAACACCGATTTTGAAAGAGAAGAGCAGTTAGAGaatgtttaattataattttacacTGATGTGATGAGTGATTTTAGTTTCCTGTTGTGTTGTAGCTCCGAATGagtctacagcagaagatcagggTGACCTTCAGATTCCTGAGAAGAAAGATCTAAGGCTGGTTCTGCTGGGAAAAACTGGATCTGGAAAAAGTGCCACTGGAAATACCATCATCGGAAAAAAAGTGTTTGGATCAACGGTCAGTTCAAAGTCTCAGACGAAACATTGTCATTCAGAAACTACAGTGAGGTTTGGTAAAAAGATCACAGTGATCGACACACCTGGACTTTATGATAATGAACTCAGTGAAGAGAAAATTAttactgaaatatgtaaatGCATTATATTATCCTCTCCTGGACCACATGCCTTTATAATTGTCATAAAACTAGCTACATTCACTGATGAGgagaaaaatacaataaagaaGCTGAAAGAAGTGTTTGGAGAACAGACAGAAAAATACACCATTATCATCTTTACCCATGAAGATCAGTTagagaatgaaaataaaacaattgatcAGTTTCTACAGGATAGCGATCCAGATCTCAAAAAACTCGTAGAGAGTTGTGGAAACCGATTACACTGTCTGAACAACAACTCTGCCAGTTTCCCACAAAGCAGAGATTTGGTCAGTAAAATAGAGAAGATGGTGGCAGAAAATGGAGGACACTTTACAAATGACCTGTTTGAGGGAACAGAGAAATGCCTTCAGGAGATTCAGAAGCAGAAACTGTGTGAGAAAGTGAAGCAGTTAAAACGGCAGAAAGGGGGCATTTTTACAGAATGGCAGAAAATATTCTGGGGTTTAGTAGAGGAGTCTCGACAAGAATCTGAGCAGAATATGATTTTTGTGCTCAAAGCAGCTGTAGTTCAATTCCTGGGAAAGCCTTTCATAAGCCGAGAGGAGAAAGAGAGTGCCATGAATGATGCTGTGAGCATAGGAATCAAACATCCGAAGGCAATTCAGCTTGCAATCAGAGCGACACAGACACTATTAAGACAGAAGTTGTGTGTGATTCAGTGAGAAACTCATTAATGATCAGACACACTAAAACTCAAACTTTTGAGCATTTCTTTCTAATGTTTTTTCAGGAACAcaagtatagggaacacatattcactctgaactacaacttttgcctcaaagTCCTAATTTActtcttattaatagttagtaaggtagttgttaagtttaggtattgggtaggattaaggaaTGTAGAGTAAGgccatgcagaataaggcatttatatgtgttttataattactaataaacagccaatatccaagtaatatgcaagctaataggcaactagttaaaagtgagaattgaatcttaaaataaagtattataGTGTTACCGGTTTTCTTTTTGTTCATAAAACCAGAAATGCAAAGAGTGCTGCTGGGCTGAAAATCCTTATATCCGAGTGCCCTTTGAATAAGGAATAATTCAAGTCTTTGCGGCAGTTCATCAGGGTGTGGAGAAACAGACATGATCTAATTCCTCTTCTACAATCAATTAGTCATATGACATGGTTACCTGATTAGGTTACCTGATAAGAGAggaaattataatcataatcaATATTATTAATAGAATCTATAACatcacaatatattaaaataaaatatccaaaatcaGCAACAATCTGTAACCAAAAATTAACAATATATTTGAAACAATGAAAagaattacaaaaaaacaaacaaaaaaaaaaacaacaacatttaaacattaataatcaaTGTAATCAAATTCTCTCTGTATAAGCTTATTCATCCTATCTCCTCTTATTGACTTAGGAATATGTTCTATACATAATGTGTACTTGGActaccatgatttttttttctctgtagtGTATGGCCATGGGATATTGAGGGTTAGGTTATTCGGATGGCCTGTGATTCAGGCAGGTTTTTGATTTTCTAGAGAGAAGATGACTTCTCACCGATTTACCTTTAATTGTAGTTGCTTTTCGTAATACAATAAAAGGAGATTCAGGCAAGACTTCGCTAAGACAAGATTTCCCAATTGCTTTTTATATTTGCTTCTGTACTGTACTGTCACAAAATAAATTGAGTTTTCAGAatgttgtgattttcatttGTCTAACAATAACTCATCTCTACTAATGCCTTTTACTTATTATATGCCTTATTAATCACACTGTTCACACTGTTTTGTACCATTTAACTATCATATCCTGCACTTTAAAACTATTCACTGTAAATTTGAAGTAATTAACTGGCAGCAGCATCACCTgcaaattattgttttattaacagtaaCTGTAAAATTAACaggtttttttatgtaaaaattgtCCCGTAAATTAATGGTAAAATATTGGCAGCACAGTTGCACTACATTTAAACTCAGGTTAACTCATTTTATTTGCAGAATCCGACTTCCTTAAATTGGCATTTAAGTTTATAAACTAATATTTAGTATGCTAATAATGTTTGAATATTATTACTGtgaaattatttcatttgagcCCACAATAAAATTCTTCAAGTGAAccaaattaaacaaaaacattaaggcccagtttcacagacacgGCTTAGACTAAACCAGGACtaggggccctattttaacgatctaaacgcaaagtgtaaagcgcacagcgcaggtgcactcagggcgtgtccaaatccacttttgctattttaacgacggaaaaacggtctgtgcgccggggcgcatttttgaaatgggttgtccctattctcttaatgagtaatgggcgtaatgttcaataaaccaataagagtgtcatctcccattccctttaagagcgagatgcgctcgcgccatggcggattgatatttacatggcggaatttgttggcggaaaagctgaaattacctgttaagtggccagtcaatctttcagtcgtctgccttggatgcaggctttcaaatagctccgcgcgatgagtcagttaatatatatgtgtgtgtattggtacgattgttcaattaattagccaatttcgttcatcattataagtagtaataggctgaattgaaaataggtagcctaattctaatacacgcaatgactattcatcattacatttttatatttatgtagcctgcacaataatattcttttacactgtaatccttttgtttttaatatttggcatgtttgtgtgatgcgcatccctgtgtgtaataagcaaagtcaacgcgcactgtggacgcgcccagaggcgcagtttctaccaacgcgctctaacaaaaaaatattgcgccattgactttagactttagacccggtttgagttggtctatggcgcagtctgttttcagctccttaaaatagcaatgcgccggcaatgcgcctgaacacacctcttttttagaccagcacgcccatgggcgcactaactggcgcaaatgcatttactaatttaaggacgtggcgctgaacgggaaaacgcgaacggcgccggacgcaaactagcaaacacacttgcgctgcgccttgcgtcgcattgcgccgggtgtattatagggccctagaTCTTAgttaaatttgaaaatttaagtagcttttataaacgttaCATTCCAGCACAAGGATGCAATAAAAGGagtctaaaaatatattaaacaaaatatttctttaagTCTCTAGGGGtttaaattattaaaggtgccctcgaatgaaaaatttaatttatctcggcatagttgaataacaagagttcagtacatggaaatgacatacagtgagtctcaaactccattgtttcctccttcttatataaatctcatttgtttaaaagacttccggaaaacaggcgaatctcaacataacacagagtgttacgtaacagtcgggatcattaatatgtacgcccccaatatttgcatatgccagctcatgttcaaggcattacacaagggcagccagtaacgtctggatctgtgcacagctgaatcatcagactaggtaagcaagcaagaacaatagcgaaaaatggcagatggagcaataataactgacatgatattttttgtgatatttgtaaattgtctttcaaaatgttgcatgttgctaatgcactgttaaatgaggttaaagttaccatcgtttattactgtattcacggagacaagagccgtcgctgttttcatttttaaacacttgcagtctgtataattcataaacacaacttcattctttataaatctctccaacagtgtagcattagccgttagccacggagcacagcctcaaactcattcagattcAGATGttacaatataacagtatacaatactcacataatccgacgcatgcatgccgaacactttgtaaagatccatttgagggttatattagctgtgtaaacgtAGTTTAGGCattgttcaaggcaagcgcgagctcaagttaagaaaattaattaaaaaaaatctatggggtattttgagctgaaacttcacacacacattcaggggacttatattacatcttttaaaaacatgttctagggcacctttaagaaaataaaagtgcaacaataaataagcaaacaaataacagaaaaaaacaaggtCAATGcaggggcggatctagaaaattatttatagggtggcaaaggggtggcatgaggtctatgagaggtggcaacaccaaagcaagcgcccatgcatagtttttggagatttatggcctgacatacacaattgtgtACACAAATATTGCATTACCAGAAAGTAGTCATctatatactgtttaaaatgaaataagattTCAGTATCCGTCATGGCACCAAGTAAAggcactatatgaaaaacatcaaaagattctaaatgagtctgagcttgtatcactaaaggagatcagtccagtccagatctttcacccatagaaaacatttggctcatcataaagaggaagatgcgacaaagaagacctaagacagttgagcaactagaagcctgtattagacaagaatgggacaacattcctattcctaaacttgagcaacttgtctcctcagtccccagacgtttgcagactgttataaaaagaagaggggatgccacacagtggtaaacatggccttgtcccaacttttttgagatgtgttgatgccatgaaatttaaaatcaacttatttttcccttaaaatgatatattttctcagtttaaacatttgatatgtcatctatgttgtattctgaataaaatattgaaatttgaaacttccacatcattgtattctgtttttattcacaatttgtacagtgtcccaacttttttggaatcgggtttgtataaacAGAATCTCAAAACTAAACACCAACTTGCACAAAGCTCAaacttccaggtcaaaataaaatgttctagtcaaaaacttattcttgtctgacaaaGTCGAACTTTGGCCTCAGTTGacacacaaaacataacaaatacacagactactgcactgcccagtgaacactagtgagatcaattcatataacactgtaacaaaaatacctCTTACTGGGATTCAGGAATTATTTTGAAGCTCAGTGTCtactacacaaaaataaatgtacagaTGCATTAAGAATGAAATGTACAGATGCACAAATAAGTATGAACTTGGTATGCACCACAATGCAGTATACTGTCAATTGCAGTAAAagtaaattcagcatcctctgcacatttggctaaatttcattacagtatatacagtactatagcagtgtattggtcttccttgtaatttattcattcaactctctcagattttgactggtgtgtcatcagttttgctaccaaatgttgtcattgttaaagttttgagaaatgtgtctttgttttgagaactgatgGTTTGGGAAATGGCTTCTTCTTGAAATCttcttattgatttcatgttattgttttgttggATGAATAAAAGACCTTTATCAATGATGAAAGTGGAGCGGGCGGGCGGTAAATGAtctaaatagaatatatatatacacatacacacacacactcacgttATGTTAGCACACAGACAAGATGTTCaaatccaagtgcagcatttattGTAGGGTAATCCAAAGTCGTATATGCcaaaacaggcaagggtcaaactcaCATAAGCAGTCCACAAAAACAGAAAGCCAGAGGTACAAAAGTGCATGTAACATAGAttaacaaaccaaaaacaaagacagaaacaactgagactaaatagacagaactAATGAGCAAGCActaaacagctgggtgcaatgacatgggataatgagtccaggaggtgtccatgttggagtgccctctggtggctaaacggggcactccaactcatgatcatgacacacacacacacacacacacacacacacacacacacacacacatatatttaggggccaagccccgaaggggctgtagcccctattgtaattgtacgttttcccttttattattattattcttcctcccgaatgggagtctatggcagccctatcaaaggaacatgagaaaatgatgaaatttggcacacttgtagtgatggtcatgtctagaaatctgaccaattttggagtctctaggaccaactctatagcgccaccaccagttcaaaaattcaacattctaaagtttataacttttgaaccatttgctctagaaaaatacaatttagtacatctgattcgtctcttcatgctgattctattcaaattcttacattaagtctccgcccattacagtagcggccattttgaaaagtacagtattccgtttttttcgctactcctccttcaaaatttgtccaattttgtccaaactttgatcaggtgatctttggtctgagccgcacagaaatgactgaacaggttttttttattcatctttgttcaaaagttatgatgtcacgaagttaacgaggttgacccaaaattgctatagaggctgtatctcggccaaactttgagcaatcaaaactaaaattggtacacttgatcaagaccatgatctgaggttccatgccaaatttgggaacagcgccacctacaggtcatgagatctgaaaaatggctattttggccaataacttttgaacactttattagaaaatcaagatcttggtgtctatggattccctgtaccatgccgaatccgaggatatcgaattcgtcaacatcggatgaaccacgtgtccgccattttgcattttgtcataaattgcaataactttgaaacaatttgacatatcttcacacaaattggtatgtatgacctt includes the following:
- the LOC125245621 gene encoding GTPase IMAP family member 8-like gives rise to the protein MATRPKTLPEMSASSFSPDDPVIRILLMGRNGSGKSSSGNTILGEKKFKVQKHKKINEAKVCEEVTQTSEKQVHVIECSDLLDPDLNKEQLEMMKQQLVSRCSAGLSAVLLTVPLEEPVENEEEILDYIKCLFGSEVQKYIMILFTRGDELEDLDETIDQHLQSNDHADLQRLVTECEGKFHCLNNKSKSDDQKLELLQKIEGMVLENRGKFIMKQMINSPNESTAEDQGDLQIPEKKDLRLVLLGKTGSGKSATGNTIIGKKVFGSTVSSKSQTKHCHSETTVRFGKKITVIDTPGLYDNELSEEKIITEICKCIILSSPGPHAFIIVIKLATFTDEEKNTIKKLKEVFGEQTEKYTIIIFTHEDQLENENKTIDQFLQDSDPDLKKLVESCGNRLHCLNNNSASFPQSRDLVSKIEKMVAENGGHFTNDLFEGTEKCLQEIQKQKLCEKVKQLKRQKGGIFTEWQKIFWGLVEESRQESEQNMIFVLKAAVVQFLGKPFISREEKESAMNDAVSIGIKHPKAIQLAIRATQTLLRQKLCVIQ